In Mustela lutreola isolate mMusLut2 chromosome 5 unlocalized genomic scaffold, mMusLut2.pri SUPER_5_unloc_1, whole genome shotgun sequence, a single genomic region encodes these proteins:
- the LOC131822534 gene encoding LOW QUALITY PROTEIN: olfactory receptor 2M5-like (The sequence of the model RefSeq protein was modified relative to this genomic sequence to represent the inferred CDS: inserted 2 bases in 1 codon) — protein MMSGNETETTDFILLCFFSEFKYITSMVFIILLVYMVAFTGNTIFILFIWLYSNLHTPMYFLLTQLSLMDLTLTSSIVPKMAANFFSGWHSISCKACGMQIFFFLAVDIAECILTLMCFDHYVAIXDPLPYLVIINPKVFSQMITMFWAGGALTSLGQTTFILHFNICSPREIPHFFCEVMAVLRIVCEDISAYEKAVVITSVFVLLLHLSFISSSYVLIFLSVLRMNSPEGRNKALATCSSHLCVVCLYFGPGMCIYMRPGSAKTPKLNQGFFLFETVLTPLLNPLAYSLRKKEVLRALKKLMGKCQSFR, from the exons ATGATGAGTGGGAATGAGACAGAAACCACAGATTTCATTCTCCTGTGCTTCTTCTCTGAATTTAAATATATCACATCCATGGTCTTCATCATTCTCCTGGTCTACATGGTTGCCTTCACTGGCAACACTATTTTTATCCTCTTCATTTGGTTGTATTCCAAtctccacacccccatgtacttcctTCTCACTCAGCTCTCCTTAATGGATTTGACTTTGACCTCCAGCATTGTCCCAAAAATGGCAGCCAACTTCTTCTCCGGATGGCACAGCATATCATGCAAGGCTTGTGGGATgcaaattttcttcttcctagcTGTGGACATTGCAGAATGCATCCTAACTCTCATGTGCTTTGATCATTATGTGGCTAT TGATCCTCTTCCATACCTAGTCATCATCAACCCTAAGGTTTTCTCACAGATGATCACCATGTTTTGGGCTGGAGGGGCACTTACTTCCCTGGGCCAGACTACTTTTATCTTGCATTTTAACATCTGCAGCCCCAGAGAGATTCCCCACTTTTTCTGTGAAGTCATGGCTGTGCTTAGGATCGTCTGTGAGGATATCTCAGCCTATGAAAAGGCAGTGGTGATAACAAGCGTTTTTGTTCTGCTGCTGCACTTGTCTTTTATCTCATCTTCCTATGTTCTTATATTCCTTTCTGTACTCCGAATGAACTCCCCAGAAGGCAGGAACAAGGCTCTGGCCACATGTTCCTCTCATCTCTGTGTAGTGTGTCTCTATTTTGGTCCAGGCATGTGTATCTACATGAGACCTGGATCTGCCAAGACTCCAAAGTTGAATCAGGGCTTCTTTCTGTTTGAAACTGTCCTCACTCCCCTCCTAAACCCACTTGCCTACAGTCTTAGGAAAAAGGAAGTTCTAAGGGCACTGAAAAAGTTAATGGGCAAATGTCAGTCCTTCAGGTAA